A region of Anoplopoma fimbria isolate UVic2021 breed Golden Eagle Sablefish chromosome 24, Afim_UVic_2022, whole genome shotgun sequence DNA encodes the following proteins:
- the dnajb13 gene encoding dnaJ homolog subfamily B member 13, translating to MGSDYYETLEINRNATDAVIKKAYRRLALKFHPIRNRESGSSETFTELGEAYDVLSDPRKKATYDKFGEEGLKGGIPPEFGSSGAWSSKYVYHGNPDKTFKEFFGGDNPFADFFTNDTPLQFGGLQPGVVKTQDPQIERDIHLSLDDLFHGCTKKIKISRRVMNEDGYTSSIKDKILTIDVKPGWREGTKIIFPKEGDQGPNSIPADIVFIVRQKSHPLFARENNDLIYKAQITLQMALTGLSVDVQTLDGRLISIPINDIVDPSYNKVVTGEGMPLAKDPSQRGNLIITFDIQFPKKLSTERKHLIKQALAF from the exons ATGGGTAGCGATTACTACGAGACGCtggaaataaacagaaatgcaaCCGACGCAGTTATCAAAAAGGC ATATCGACGTCTTGCATTGAAGTTTCATCCGATCAGGAACAGAGAATCTGGAAGCTCAGAGACATTCACTGAACTGGGTGAAGCCTACGACGTGTTGAGCGACC CTCGAAAAAAGGCAACCTATGACAAGTTTGGTGAGGAGGGTCTCAAAGGTGGTATCCCACCTGAGTTTGGCAGCAGTGGGGCTTGGTCATCTAAATATGTCTACCATGGGAACCCAGACAAAACATTCAAAGAGTTTTTTGGAGGAGACAACCCATTTGCAG ACTTCTTTACAAATGATACACCACTTCAGTTCGGCGGCCTCCAACCAGGAGTGGTGAAAACACAAGATCCTCAAATAGAGCGAGACATTCATTTGTCCCTGGATGATCTCTTCCACGGATGCACAAAAAAGATTAAGATATCTCGCAGG GTTATGAATGAGGATGGATACACGTCCAGTATCAAAGACAAGATCCTGACTATAGATGTGAAGCCTGGATGGAGAGAAGGAACGAAAATTATTTTCCCCAAAGAGGGAGATCAG GGACCAAACAGCATCCCTGCAGATATTGTGTTCATAGTGCGACAGAAGAGTCATCCTCTGTTTGCTAGAGAGAACAATGACCTGATCTACAAGGCACAAATCACTCTGCAGATG GCCTTGACTGGGTTATCTGTGGATGTGCAGACACTAGATGGCAGGCTAATCAGTATTCCCATCAATGACATTGTGGA CCCTTCATACAACAAAGTGGTGACGGGAGAGGGAATGCCGCTGGCCAAGGATCCTTCCCAGAGGGGAAACCTCATCATAACTTTTGACATCCAGTTTCCCAAGAAGCTCTCAACCGAGAGGAAGCATCTGATCAAACAAGCTCTAGCTTTTTAA
- the ppme1 gene encoding protein phosphatase methylesterase 1, with protein sequence MEKQLHLNLLPSRPPMAGGFQSSSKMKMGPGRKRDFTPLPWSQYFETMEDVEVENENGKDIFRIYSSGAHGPVLLLLHGGGHSALSWAVFTAVIFSRINCRVVAMDLRAHGDTKVKNPDDLSADTMAKDIGKVVEVLYGENPPPIMIIGHSMGGAIAVHTAAANHIPSLLGLCVIDVVEGTAMDALNSMQNFLRSRPKTFKSLENAIEWSVKSGQIRNMESARVSMGGQVKKCEETTSSPAVSNSIEGIIEEEEDEEVEEESNKKRMKEDDQEIKKESIFTWRVELSKTEKYWEGWFRGLSALFLTCPVPKLLLLAGVDRLDKDLTIGQMQGKFQMQVLPQCGHAVHEDAPEKVADALATFMVRHKFTDFKEGYLC encoded by the exons ATGGAGAAACAGTTGCATTTAAACCTGTTACCCTCCAGACCTCCCATGGCAGGAGGCTTCCAGTCCAGCTCCAAAATGAAAATGGG acCTGGACGAAAGAGAGATTTCACCCCCCTGCCCTGGAGTCAGTACTTTGAAACCATGGAAGATGTTGAGGTGGAAAATGAAAATGGCAAAGAT attttcagaatttaCAGCAGTGGTGCCCATGGTCCTGTGCTGCTTCTGCTTCATGGAGGAGGACACTCTGCACTCTCCTGGGCAGTGTTCACT GCTGTCATATTTAGCAGGATCAACTGCAGGGTGGTGGCTATGGACCTACGAGCTCATG GCGACACCAAAGTGAAAAATCCTGATGATCTCTCGGCGGACACAATGGCCAA ggacattGGCAAAGTGGTGGAGGTGCTCTATGGAGAAAACCCACCTCCGATTATGATTATTGGACACAGCATGGGTGGGGCCATTGCAGTTCATACCGCTGCTGCCAACCATATACCATCCCTGCTTGGCCTCTGTGTCATTGACGTTGTAGAAG GTACAGCGATGGATGCTTTGAACAGTATGCAGAATTTCCTCAGAAGTCGCCCAAAGACATTTAAATCGTTGGAGAATGCCATTGAGTGGAG TGTGAAGAGTGGCCAGATCCGAAACATGGAGTCAGCACGAGTGTCAATGGGAGGCCAGGTGAAAAA ATGTGAGGAAACCACCAGCAGTCCAGCTGTGTCTAATAGCATTGAAGGTATaatagaagaggaagaggatgaagaggtggAAGAAGAGTCCAACAAGAAAAGGATGAAGGAGGATGACCAAGAG ataaaaaaggaaagtatCTTCACCTGGCGGGTAGAGCtgtcaaagacagaaaaatactgGGAGGGCTGGTTCAGAGGCCTGTCTGCCCTCTTTCTCACCTGCCCTGTGCCAAAACTGCTTCTGCTCGCAG GAGTGGACAGGCTCGACAAAGACCTCACTATTGGTCAGATGCAAG GGAAGTTTCAGATGCAGGTCCTCCCTCAGTGTGGTCATGCTGTCCATGAGGACGCTCCTGAAAAA GTAGCAGATGCTCTAGCAACATTTATGGTCCGGCACAAATTCACTGACTTTAAGGAAGGATACCTGTG CTAA
- the LOC129113535 gene encoding dicarboxylate carrier SLC25A8-like: MVGVKPKDVVPSAAVKFFGAGTAGCIADLITFPLDTAKVRLQIQGESQGAGAVKYRGVFGTITTMVRTEGPRSLYSGLVAGLQRQMSFASVRIGLYDSMKQFYTRGTESAGIVTRLLAGCTTGAMAVAFAQPTDVVKVRFQAQVRMADGGRRYNSTLDAYKTIARNEGVRGLWKGCLPNITRNAIVNCTELVTYDIIKELILKYDLMTDNLPCHFSAAFSAGFCTTVVASPVDVVKTRFMNSADGQYKSAINCALTMFRNEGPASFYKGFTPSFLRLGSWNIVMFVTYEQIKRGMTRAQQYWESPS, from the exons ATGGTTGGCGTGAAACCCAAAGACGTGGTGCCCTCTGCGGCAGTTAAGTTCTTCGGTGCAGGCACGGCAGGCTGCATTGCTGACCTTATCACCTTTCCATTGGATACTGCCAAAGTCAGACTACAG ATTCAGGGAGAGTCTCAAGGGGCCGGTGCAGTGAAGTATCGTGGAGTGTTTGGCACCATCACCACCATGGTGCGCACAGAGGGGCCCAGGAGTCTTTACAGCGGACTGGTGGCAGGACTCCAGAGGCAAATGAGCTTCGCCTCTGTCCGAATTGGCCTCTACGACTCCATGAAGCAATTCTACACTCGAGGCACTGAGA GTGCTGGGATTGTTACCCGGCTATTGGCGGGATGCACCACAGGAGCCATGGCTGTGGCTTTTGCGCAACCAACAGATGTGGTGAAGGTGCGTTTCCAAGCCCAGGTGCGAATGGCTGACGGTGGGAGGAGATACAACAGCACCCTGGATGCCTACAAGACGATTGCTCGAAATGAGGGAGTACGGGGCCTTTGGAAAG GTTGTTTGCCGAACATCACTCGTAATGCCATTGTAAACTGTACAGAACTGGTGACCTATGACATTATCAAAGAACTCATCCTGAAGTATGACCTAATGACAG ACAACCTGCCGTGCCACTTCAGTGCTGCCTTTAGTGCAGGCTTCTGCACAACAGTGGTGGCCTCCCCTGTGGATGTAGTCAAAACGCGGTTCATGAACTCGGCAGACGGCCAGTACAAGAGCGCTATCAACTGTGCTCTCACCATGTTTAGAAATGAAGGACCTGCATCCTTCTATAAAGg GTTCACGCCTTCTTTTCTGCGACTAGGGTCGTGGAacattgtgatgtttgtgacatATGAACAAATTAAAAGAGGTATGACCAGGGCACAACAGTACTGGGAGTCGCCGTCTTGA
- the ucp2 gene encoding mitochondrial uncoupling protein 2, translated as MVGFGPADVPPSAAVKFVGAGAAGCIADLLTFPLDTAKVRLQIQGEVRASAAAGKGSAVKYRGVFGTIATMVRTEGPRSLYSGLVAGLQRQMSFSSVRIGLYDSVKQFYTKGSDHVGIGTRLLAGCTTGAMAVAFAQPTDVVKVRFQAQARTPGQARRYCGTINAYKTIAKEEGIRGLWKGTGPNIARNAIVNCTELVTYDFIKDTLIKSTSLTDNLPCHLVSAFGAGLCTTVIASPVDVVKTRYMNAAIGQYKSVFSCAAAMMTKEGPLAFYKGFMPSFLRLGSWNVVMFVTYEQLKRAMMAANHNFTTVL; from the exons ATGGTTGGATTTGGACCTGCAGATGTGCCTCCATCAGCAGCTGTGAAGTTTGTAGGAGCCGGAGCTGCAGGCTGCATCGCTGACCTGCTCACCTTTCCCCTGGACACAGCCAAAGTGCGGCTTCAG ATACAAGGAGAGGTCAGGGCTTCAGCAGCTGCAGGGAAAGGCTCTGCAGTGAAGTATCGGGGGGTGTTTGGCACCATCGCCACCATGGTGCGTACAGAGGGGCCCAGGAGCCTTTACAGTGGACTGGTGGCAGGACTCCAGAGGCAGATGAGCTTCTCCTCTGTCCGCATTGGCCTCTATGACTCTGTCAAACAGTTCTACACCAAAGGCTCTGATC ATGTTGGTATCGGAACTCGACTGCTTGCAGGATGTACCACTGGGGCCATGGCGGTCGCTTTTGCTCAGCCTACAGATGTAGTGAAGGTCCGCTTCCAGGCACAGGCCAGGACTCCTGGGCAAGCCAGACGCTACTGTGGCACTATTAATGCTTACAAGACCATAGCTAAAGAAGAAGGCATTCGTGGTCTGTGGAAAG GCACAGGTCCAAACATTGCACGAAATGCAATTGTCAACTGCACTGAGCTGGTGACGTACGATTTCATCAAGGATACCCTCATTAAGTCCACTTCCCTGACAG ATAATCTGCCCTGCCACTTGGTATCAGCGTTTGGTGCTGGGCTGTGCACAACGGTGATTGCCTCTCCAGTTGATGTGGTCAAAACAAGATATATGAACGCTGCTATTGGCCAGTACAAAAGTGTCTTCAGTTGTGCTGCTGCCATGATGACCAAAGAGGGACCGCTTGCCTTTTATAAGGG GTTCATGCCATCTTTCTTACGCCTGGGCTCGTGGAACGTGGTGATGTTTGTGACATACGAGCAGCTGAAACGAGCCATGATGGCAGCGAATCACAACTTCACAACTGTACTGTAA